A genomic window from Fusarium falciforme chromosome 2, complete sequence includes:
- a CDS encoding Phosphatidylethanolamine N-methyltransferase translates to MSTAADLPSTGPGLRLRQPGVESLADQDMLPSQPGHSRESSDADADANVSSDKASKTYGRTPDGTVFIVPTTHDMVSQLLDPRQPKNFSDAIVLTILGLHILAAYFLPSAWKRIVFAFVFLFWRASYNIGIGVLLQIQSNHRRLVTWARRWKLFENPATGKNPRPWLYNLLKHELETKIEEDYEFEKAPIEYNTWLVFRRVVDLILMCDFVSYCLFAIVCGHSPEGENPLIGFSRWAIGISLIGFNLWVKLDAHRVVKDFAWYWGDFFYLIDQDLTFDGVFEMAPHPMYSIGYAGYYGISMMAASYEVLFISILAHLAQFAFLVIVENPHIEKTYNPPPPRKRTASESQGDAVPADIKSLEGAFDQQTLAPTHKESPAPVHNLVGLNNIDLFRVPDFTVIVLPSYVAVLTFVTPSTPVWQAIFVLHALAWRVWYHLGLGLILDKQSKTKMWTRHFLKFGESAGEAWRQWKGLHHISMIMCNTAFIAACWKMYSPPEDWAYGLVMLKHVLGAGLVALQLWTAFSVYDSLGEFGWFCGDFFFDQQAKLTYKSIYRFLNNPDRFFGTAGVWGAALITWSRSIFLMALVTQILTVFYISYIERPHMQKIYGRSLRREAGLTKFIKRSLPPPVKGWQESVDKVLDDTTQFVEDFLDTARPKFAAGVKTIVRDTSALFNMAPARLTITRIAPDLQGHDPKLYSLSVQGTPSMSASIDEKFTGKESLTGRFPKQVKTMSYEYGAPLRVKWRAPVGHSKKDWIGLYMVTDNRSRETTEVPSLGRWAPTNAGVYDSLTADVSIAVEEHPVSTTEATETDMVEGEVEFRGDKLWWTQGVFEFRYHHDGHHTVLSISEPFEIRISKFDEEDVDVGAKGLYEQAVESALLPVIQNCLDRDPDIAPNQPEEPFGGHVERDTKYAKRIVYAIREMFGIEFAPPVVAADGSVRKLAWRVCNAKEVLAPYSMSRSRGTTTPAIQDFPAEKA, encoded by the exons ATGAGTACTGCCGCCGATCTGCCCTCCACCGGCCCTGGGCTTCGGCTTCGGCAGCCTGGGGTCGAGTCGTTGGCCGATCAAGACATGCTCCCCTCACAACCAGGGCACAGTCGCGAGTCGTCAgatgccgatgccgatgccaaTGTGTCATCCGACAAGGCAAGCAAGACGTATGGACGAACCCCGGACGGCACAG TCTTCATTGTCCCCACCACTCATGACATGGTTTCTCAACTTCTTGATCCTCGACAGCCAAAGAACTTTTCTGATGCAATTGTCTTGACTATCCTTGGTCTTCACATCTTGGCTGCCTATTTCCTTCCCTCTGCTTGGAAGCGCATTGTCTTTGCTTTTGTCTTTCTCTTCTGGCGAGCCTCCTACAACATCGGAATTGGCGTTCTCCTTCAGATTCAGTCAAACCATCGCCGTCTCGTCACTTGGGCTCGTCGCTGGAAGCTCTTTGAGAACCCAGCAACCGGCAAGAACCCCCGACCATGGCTCTACAACCTGCTCAAGCACGAGCTCGAGACAAAGATTGAGGAAGATTACGAGTTCGAAAAGGCCCCCATTGAGTACAACACATGGCTGGTCTTCCGGAGGGTAGTTGACTTGATCCTCATGTGTGATTTCGTGTCCTACTGCCTCTTTGCAATCGTCTGTGGTCACAGCCCCGAGGGTGAGAACCCCCTGATCGGCTTCTCTCGATGGGCCATTGGCATCTCTCTCATCGGCTTCAACCTCTGGGTCAAGCTGGACGCTCACCGCGTCGTCAAGGATTTTGCCTGGTACTGGGGAGATTTCTTCTACCTCATCGACCAGGACTTGACCTTTGACGGTGTCTTTGAGATGGCTCCACACCCCATGTACTCGATCGGCTATGCGGGTTACTATGGCATCTCCATGATGGCCGCCAGCTACGAGGtgctcttcatctccatcctcgcTCATTTGGCCCAGTTCGCCTTCCTCGTGATTGTTGAGAACCCTCACATTGAGAAGACCTACAACCCTCCGCCCCCTCGCAAGCGAACTGCCTCTGAGAGCCAAGGTGATGCTGTGCCTGCCGATATCAAGTCGCTTGAGGGCGCATTCGACCAGCAGACTCTTGCCCCTACACACAAGGAATCGCCCGCTCCGGTCCACAACCTCGTTGGCTTGAACAACATTGACCTGTTCCGAGTCCCTGACTTTACCGTCATTGTTCTGCCATCCTATGTAGCTGTCCTCACCTTTGTGACGCCCTCAACTCCCGTCTGGCAAGCCATCTTTGTCCTCCACGCACTGGCGTGGCGCGTTTGGTatcatctcggcctcggcctcatccTGGATAAGCAGTCAAAGACCAAGATGTGGACGCGTCACTTCCTCAAGTTCGGCGAGAGTGCTGGCGAGGCATGGCGTCAGTGGAAGGGCCTTCACCACATCAGTATGATCATGTGCAACACCGCCTTCATTGCTGCGTGCTGGAAGATGTACTCTCCCCCTGAGGACTGGGCCTATGGCTTGGTGATGCTCAAGCACGTTCTCGGTGCCGGACTGGTGGCCCTCCAGCTGTGGACTGCCTTTAGCGTCTATGACTCCCTTGGCGAGTTCGGATGGTTCTGCGGTGACTTCTTCTTTGACCAGCAGGCTAAGCTGACCTACAAGTCCATCTACCGATTCCTCAACAACCCTGACCGATTCTTTGGAACTGCTGGTGTCTGGGGCGCTGCGCTCATCACCTGGAGTCGATCCATCTTCCTCATGGCCCTGGTGACTCAGATCCTGACCGTCTTCTACATCTCGTATATCGAGCGACCGCACATGCAAAAGATCTATGGCCGGAGCCTTCGCAGAGAGGCGGGACTTACCAAGTTCATCAAGCGCTCGCTTCCCCCACCCGTCAAGGGATGGCAGGAGAGCGTCGACAAGGTGCTGGACGATACTACTCAATTTGTCGAAGACTTCCTCGATACTGCTCGACCCAAGTTTGCAGCTGGTGTCAAGACTATTGTCAGGGACACTTCGGCGCTGTTCAACATGGCTCCCGCCCGACTCACCATCACACGAATCGCTCCCGACTTGCAAGGCCACGATCCCAAGCTTTATTCCCTCTCAGTTCAGGGCACGCCCTCGATGAGCGCCTCCATCGACGAGAAGTTCACTGGAAAGGAGAGTTTGACTGGCAGATTCCCCAAGCAAGTCAAGACTATGAGCTACGAGTACGGCGCGCCTCTTCGAGTCAAGTGGAGGGCACCCGTGGGTCACAGCAAGAAGGACTGGATTGGCCTTTACATGGTAACGGACAACCGTTCTAGGGAAACGACCGAGGTGCCATCTTTGGGACGCTGGGCACCTACAAATGCTGGCGTTTATGACTCGTTGACAGCCGACGTTAGCATTGCTGTGGAAGAGCATCCTGTTTCGACAACCGAGGCGACCGAGACCGACATGGTGGAAGGCGAGGTTGAATTCCGAGGAGACAAGCTGTGGTGGACACAAGGTGTTTTCGAATTCCGATACCACCATGATGGGCACCACACTGTTCTCAGCATTTCCGAGCCTTTCGAGATCCGTATCAGCAaatttgacgaggaggacgttGATGTTGGTGCTAAGGGACTTTACGAGCAAGCAGTCGAGTCAGCTCTTCTGCCCGTCATTCAGAACTGCCTGGACCGCGATCCTGATATTGCGCCTAACCAGCCCGAGGAACCGTTTGGTGGTCACGTTGAGCGAGACACCAAGTACGCCAAGAGAATTGTATATGCGATCCGAGAAATGTTTGGCATCGAGTTTGCACCACCTGTCGTGGCTGCGGACGGAAGTGTGAGGAAACTTGCCTGGAGAGTCTGCAACGCAAAGGAAGTTTTG GCACCTTACAGCATGTCCCGCTCAAGAGGAACCACTACGCCTGCGATCCAAGATTTCCCTGCCGAGAAGGCCTGA
- a CDS encoding Survival factor 1 → MFNWAKQQLANVAGTQEPIYGPEAIKSVAVETEKTPFTEAKREDLKWQAMDSTSVETQTIYIFGENGYIALLQVIYSNVAGIRTTCQFNCKIFYPDRSKPILWCSTPLTNHDFSEDMASFYADDLAVELSEDGTFYTIKSMNDERAIVNLKLTRTSPGFQAGATGKTLYGTDLENPWGSMRHVFWPRCVAEGTITTDEGPIDFKGRGFYVYALQGMKPHHAASRWNFVNFQGPTYSAVMMEFTSTPSYGSTLVNVGGIAKDGEILIGGSKNTATHTQVKNDSENDWPEPSHAKYTWSGTDKDGKAVEASSEGPLEERVDRVDVMAEVPGFVKTIVAAAAGTKPYIYQYHPKLPLKLKIGDQEIVEEGTIFTEATFIS, encoded by the exons ATGTTCAACTGGGCCAAGCAGCA GCTGGCCAATGTCGCCGGTACCCAGGAGCCCATCTATGGccccgaggccatcaagtcgGTCGCCGTCGAGACCGAGAAGACGCCCTTCACCGAAGCCAAGCGTGAAGACCTGAAGTGGCAGGCCATGGACTCGACTTCGGTCGAGACTCAGACCATCTACATCTTTGGCGAGAACGGCTACATCGCTCTTCTCCAGGTCATCTACAGCAATGTTGC CGGCATCCGCACAACCTGCCAGTTCAACTGCAAAATCTTTTACCCCGACCGCTCCAAGCCCATCCTCTGGTGCTCGACACCCCTCACCAACCATGACTTTAGCGAGGACATGGCGAGCTTCTACGCCGATGACCTCGCTGTCGAGCTGTCCGAGGATGGCACCTTTTACACCATCAAGAGCATGAACGACGAGCGGGCCATCGTCAACCTCAAGCTCACCCGCACCTCTCCCGGCTTCCAGGCCGGCGCCACCGGAAAGACTCTGTATGGCACTGACCTCGAGAACCCATGGGGCTCCATGCGACACGTCTTCTGGCCGCGGTGCGTGGCCGAgggcaccatcaccaccgacGAGGGCCCCATTGATTTCAAGGGCCGCGGCTTCTACGTCTACGCCCTCCAGGGCATGAAGCCTCACCACGCCGCCAGCCGGTGGAACTTTGTCAACTTCCAGGGCCCCACCTACTCGGCTGTCATGATGGAGTTCACCAGCACGCCCTCTTACGGCTCCACGCTCGTCAACGTCGGCGGCATCgccaaggacggcgagatcCTCATTGGAGGCTCCAAGAACACGGCCACTCACACCCAGGTTAAGAACGACTCGGAGAATGACTGGCCGGAGCCGAGCCATGCCAAGTACACCTGGTCGGGCAcggacaaggacggcaaggccGTCGAGGCGTCCTCCGAGGGACCTTTGGAAGAGCGCGTTGACCGCGTCGATGTCATGGCCGAGGTGCCTGGCTTCGTCAAGACGATTGTTGCAGCGGCTGCTGGAACCAAGCCCTACATCTATCAG TACCACCCGAAGCTTCCCTTGAAGCTCAAGATCGGCGACCAGgagatcgtcgaggagggcaCCATCTTCACCGAAGCAACCTTTATCTCGTAA